A genomic window from Exiguobacterium acetylicum DSM 20416 includes:
- a CDS encoding polysaccharide biosynthesis protein codes for MQHSPLTPYRRQLKIGLLRLIDAGIIALATVVTFYFFNPLHLTVNFELQDALEIALIQWVALTFVAHWMRFYQIIWRYASLRDLAVLLVVVLASSFVLLGLEYALFDFAVERAIFLQTGLVLNGLLFVRLLIRGRSLRLVPDNKTLGKRTLIIGAGASGQMITKELKQKKSHILNVVGLLDDSLELRGMRVHGVPVIGAIDQLECIIEEQKIEAVVLAIPSLPYPQRIELLNRIKQTQVEAHTLPMLVELASGKVSIKQIREVSIADLLGREPVELDITEIERSVHGATVLVTGAGGSIGSEICRQLIRFRPERLILLGHGENSIYLIRRELECLSRDIQFESVIADVQDSDRMLEVMRRFEPDLVYHAAAHKHVPLMEDNPSEAVKNNIYGTRNVARAAEAAGVKRFVMISTDKAVNPTSVMGATKRIAEMVIQQMARNSETTFAVVRFGNVLGSRGSVIPLFKEQIAKGGPITITDSRMTRYFMTIPEASRLVIQASVLAKGGEVFVLDMGEPVHITTLAKNLIHLSGFTEEQIPIVYSGIRKGEKLYEELLARDEVHDELVFDKILVGKTRPFGSVDPYLREIAQALGQDEALRQYLLDVTNETDTDPVAPTIRIARK; via the coding sequence ATGCAGCATTCCCCGCTCACCCCGTATCGTCGACAGTTGAAGATCGGACTCCTTCGCCTAATCGACGCTGGAATCATCGCACTCGCGACTGTCGTTACGTTCTACTTCTTTAATCCGCTCCATCTCACCGTCAACTTCGAGTTGCAGGACGCACTCGAAATCGCCCTCATCCAGTGGGTCGCTCTTACATTCGTCGCACACTGGATGCGCTTCTATCAAATCATCTGGCGTTACGCGAGCCTTCGTGATCTTGCCGTCTTACTCGTCGTCGTCCTCGCTAGCAGCTTCGTTTTACTGGGTCTCGAATACGCCTTGTTCGACTTTGCGGTCGAACGAGCGATCTTCCTGCAAACAGGACTCGTCCTAAACGGTCTCTTATTCGTCCGGTTGTTGATTCGTGGACGTAGCCTTCGTCTCGTTCCTGACAATAAGACGCTCGGCAAACGAACGCTGATCATCGGTGCCGGTGCTTCCGGTCAGATGATCACAAAAGAGCTGAAGCAAAAGAAGTCGCACATCTTAAACGTCGTCGGATTACTTGACGATTCGCTCGAACTACGCGGGATGCGGGTTCACGGTGTTCCCGTCATCGGAGCGATCGACCAGCTCGAATGCATCATCGAGGAACAAAAGATTGAAGCAGTCGTCCTCGCGATTCCATCGTTACCGTATCCGCAACGGATAGAATTGCTGAACCGGATCAAACAAACCCAAGTCGAAGCGCATACGTTACCAATGCTCGTCGAACTGGCATCCGGAAAAGTCTCGATCAAACAGATCCGTGAAGTCTCGATTGCTGATTTACTGGGTCGGGAACCGGTCGAACTCGATATTACGGAAATCGAACGAAGCGTTCATGGCGCGACCGTCCTCGTCACCGGTGCCGGTGGTTCGATTGGTTCCGAGATTTGTCGGCAACTGATTCGTTTCCGTCCCGAACGGCTCATTCTTCTCGGGCACGGCGAAAACAGCATCTACCTGATTCGTCGGGAGCTCGAGTGTCTCAGTCGGGACATCCAGTTCGAATCCGTCATCGCCGATGTTCAGGACAGTGATCGGATGCTTGAAGTCATGCGACGGTTTGAACCGGATCTCGTCTATCACGCAGCAGCCCATAAGCATGTACCACTGATGGAGGATAATCCGAGTGAAGCCGTCAAGAACAACATCTACGGCACACGCAACGTCGCTCGAGCGGCGGAAGCAGCTGGTGTCAAACGCTTCGTCATGATTTCGACCGATAAGGCCGTCAACCCAACGAGTGTGATGGGGGCAACGAAGCGAATCGCCGAGATGGTCATCCAGCAGATGGCACGTAACAGCGAGACGACGTTCGCCGTCGTCCGGTTCGGAAACGTCCTCGGGAGCCGTGGTTCCGTCATTCCACTGTTTAAGGAACAAATCGCCAAAGGCGGACCGATCACGATCACCGATTCCCGGATGACGCGGTACTTCATGACAATTCCGGAAGCGAGTCGACTCGTCATTCAAGCGAGTGTCCTCGCGAAAGGTGGCGAAGTCTTCGTCCTTGATATGGGTGAACCAGTCCACATCACGACACTGGCGAAGAACTTGATTCACTTGAGTGGCTTCACGGAAGAGCAGATCCCGATCGTCTACAGCGGCATTCGAAAGGGTGAGAAACTCTACGAGGAATTGCTCGCTCGCGATGAAGTCCATGACGAGCTCGTCTTCGACAAGATCCTCGTCGGGAAGACACGACCTTTTGGATCCGTCGACCCGTACTTGCGTGAGATCGCCCAAGCGCTCGGTCAGGACGAAGCACTCCGCCAGTATTTGTTAGACGTCACGAACGAAACCGATACCGACCCGGTCGCACCAACGATACGGATCGCTCGCAAATAG
- a CDS encoding phenylacetate--CoA ligase family protein — protein MALKEEFYYRSPIFIQNWLTSLYGRKLMQERYGPFYEQKMKELRMKDRTQDYKAEQLDRLNAFLAFVVTHTPYYTQLFHEHDIQLPLTSLEQLKKIPILEKETLRQNNDAFMSRVDAPVRGRTGGTSGKSLQVAFMREDVQERMAHLDYFKERHGFHAGMRRASFTGRTLTAVDQKKPIFWRMNRPLNQLLVSIFHMKEENFPAYIEELNRFQPQALDGTPTAMVEIARYMLKHHIRLDIPLIAIFPTSETVTEEMRSVLEEAFNAPVFDQYGSSEGAPIISECSHRKLHLHHETGIIEPYGEDGEVVVTCFTTRGTPLIRYRIGDRMTLSDETCSCGLNGPVIASIDGRGTSYIVSEKRGKVFEGDITTIARELPNSVLRLQVEQHTIDHVTLRYIPDAKRFHPKHEQILLNEMRKLLGSEMKIVLEPVEQVKQEPNGKTLIVKQSMK, from the coding sequence ATGGCGCTTAAAGAGGAATTCTACTACCGCTCTCCGATCTTCATCCAAAATTGGCTGACATCGTTATACGGTCGCAAGTTGATGCAAGAACGGTACGGTCCCTTCTATGAACAGAAGATGAAGGAGCTCCGGATGAAGGATCGGACGCAGGATTATAAAGCGGAACAACTCGATCGCCTGAATGCCTTTCTAGCCTTCGTCGTGACGCATACACCGTACTACACGCAACTCTTTCACGAACATGACATCCAGTTACCGTTGACATCACTCGAGCAGCTGAAGAAAATCCCAATCCTTGAAAAAGAGACGCTTCGCCAAAATAACGATGCGTTCATGTCCCGCGTCGATGCGCCGGTCCGAGGGCGGACGGGCGGAACGAGCGGAAAGTCGCTCCAAGTCGCGTTCATGCGCGAGGATGTCCAGGAACGAATGGCTCATCTTGACTACTTCAAGGAACGTCACGGCTTCCACGCCGGGATGCGGCGGGCGAGCTTCACCGGTCGGACGCTGACAGCCGTCGATCAAAAGAAACCCATCTTCTGGCGGATGAACCGACCACTCAATCAATTGCTCGTCTCCATCTTTCATATGAAGGAAGAGAACTTCCCCGCTTATATCGAGGAGCTGAATCGATTCCAGCCACAGGCACTCGACGGCACACCGACGGCAATGGTCGAAATCGCCCGGTATATGCTGAAGCATCACATTCGACTGGATATTCCACTGATCGCCATCTTCCCGACATCGGAAACGGTGACGGAGGAGATGCGCTCGGTTCTCGAGGAAGCCTTCAACGCACCGGTCTTCGATCAATATGGTTCATCGGAGGGAGCGCCGATCATTTCAGAATGTAGTCATCGAAAACTTCATCTCCACCATGAGACGGGCATCATCGAACCGTATGGAGAGGACGGGGAAGTCGTCGTCACGTGTTTTACGACACGCGGCACGCCACTGATTCGTTACCGGATCGGTGACCGGATGACGCTCAGTGACGAGACATGTAGCTGTGGACTAAACGGACCGGTCATCGCTTCAATCGATGGACGGGGAACGAGTTACATCGTCAGCGAAAAACGGGGCAAGGTGTTTGAAGGGGACATTACAACGATTGCCCGTGAACTGCCGAATTCGGTCTTACGACTCCAAGTCGAGCAGCATACGATTGACCATGTGACACTCCGGTATATTCCAGACGCCAAACGTTTCCATCCGAAACACGAACAGATCCTTTTGAACGAGATGCGCAAGTTGCTCGGCTCCGAGATGAAGATTGTTCTTGAACCAGTCGAACAAGTCAAACAGGAACCAAACGGAAAAACGTTGATCGTCAAACAGTCGATGAAATAG
- a CDS encoding ATP-grasp domain-containing protein encodes MKTSHLLMTSVGRRTKLVEYFVREMPDGHVSTADCSSLAPGLYMTERHHLVPCIDAPDYIDHLLELCQREQVTALLSLIDPELELLAAATERFEAIGVTVLVSPMDACRLCFDKYAMYTYCVAEGIAYARTYVTLEAFRSALAQGEVQFPVFVKPRNGSASLHVQAVSSLEVVEGLFAVHPDLLIQEYLRGQELGVDVYVDWLTHEVTDIFIKEKLVMRAGETDKSRSVKRDDVFELVEQVLRGTGLVGPLDFDLFDVDGTLYLSEINPRFGGGYPHAYECGVNFPKAIRNNLQGRRNPRRIGAYAEDIYLLKHDTVTLLPAALLEQIKKP; translated from the coding sequence ATGAAGACTTCCCATTTGTTGATGACGAGCGTCGGTCGACGGACGAAGCTGGTCGAGTATTTCGTCCGTGAGATGCCGGACGGTCACGTCAGTACTGCGGATTGTAGTTCACTCGCACCGGGTCTTTATATGACAGAACGCCATCATCTCGTTCCCTGCATCGATGCACCGGATTATATCGATCATTTGCTGGAGTTGTGTCAGCGCGAACAGGTGACGGCGCTATTGTCATTGATTGATCCTGAACTGGAATTGCTCGCAGCGGCGACGGAACGGTTTGAAGCCATCGGTGTCACAGTCCTCGTCTCACCGATGGATGCCTGTCGTCTCTGTTTCGACAAGTACGCGATGTATACGTATTGTGTCGCGGAAGGGATTGCGTATGCGCGGACATACGTGACGCTCGAAGCATTCCGGAGCGCACTTGCGCAAGGGGAGGTACAGTTCCCGGTCTTCGTCAAACCACGCAATGGGAGTGCCAGTCTCCATGTCCAGGCGGTCTCCTCCCTCGAAGTCGTTGAAGGACTGTTTGCCGTCCATCCGGATTTATTGATTCAAGAATACTTAAGAGGACAAGAACTCGGTGTCGATGTCTATGTCGACTGGTTGACGCATGAAGTGACCGATATCTTCATCAAGGAGAAACTCGTCATGCGTGCAGGGGAAACGGATAAGAGTCGCTCCGTTAAACGCGACGATGTCTTTGAACTGGTCGAGCAGGTCTTACGTGGAACCGGTCTCGTCGGACCGCTTGATTTCGATCTGTTCGATGTGGACGGAACGCTCTATCTATCGGAAATCAATCCGCGATTCGGTGGGGGATATCCACATGCGTATGAATGCGGCGTTAATTTTCCGAAAGCGATCCGAAACAATCTGCAGGGAAGACGTAATCCCCGACGCATCGGGGCATATGCGGAAGACATCTATCTATTGAAGCACGACACGGTGACGCTGTTGCCTGCAGCTTTGCTTGAGCAAATCAAAAAACCATAA
- a CDS encoding glycosyltransferase family 39 protein — MRPILLLIVIEALVCQFARSLFPDTYVTALLLINSVLFLYYLLRQAETTPLFLVFITAFFVRLVLMFIDLELFRLPPHSGDDTEAFHLEGVQIFTDPSTFNDVVRGTYSKFLGIFYLMFGPERILAQFLNVILGVVAVIILAKTLQRLRLPERYVFAATLIFAFFPQGLLLSPILLRDQIVALGIVYTLYYMVRWTEDKSGWYMTLAYLGYFVSTMFHSGLAVGIIVLLVYFSFYSHETRRMDFEPTKVQRLIFQVLIVGFIVYSFQDVLFAKFTHVSENGQLFSGMSYDRGGSAYLNGLTVTGPADMILYSPIRMIYFLFSPFPWQWSSVMNILIFFLDAIFYFIACFAIVRFFKLIRQHPFGSVLLFFFLLFALNAVIFGLGTGNVGTAIRHRYKLFPMLLIVYTSVHYMRWQARHYFEEVEHRAE; from the coding sequence ATGCGACCAATCCTACTACTCATCGTCATCGAAGCGCTCGTTTGTCAATTCGCCCGGTCGCTCTTCCCGGACACCTACGTGACCGCCTTGCTGCTCATCAACTCGGTGTTGTTTCTTTATTACTTGCTTCGTCAAGCAGAGACGACGCCACTCTTTCTCGTTTTCATCACCGCTTTCTTCGTCCGATTGGTCCTGATGTTCATCGATCTCGAGCTGTTCCGTTTACCGCCACACAGTGGTGACGACACGGAAGCCTTTCATCTCGAAGGTGTCCAAATCTTCACTGATCCGTCGACCTTCAATGATGTCGTTCGTGGCACCTATTCCAAGTTTCTCGGAATCTTCTACCTGATGTTCGGTCCAGAACGGATCCTCGCTCAGTTCTTGAACGTCATTCTCGGTGTCGTCGCTGTCATCATCCTAGCGAAGACGCTGCAACGGTTACGCTTACCGGAACGCTACGTGTTCGCAGCAACACTGATCTTCGCGTTCTTCCCGCAAGGATTGTTACTCTCACCGATTCTCTTGCGTGACCAGATCGTCGCCCTTGGCATCGTCTATACCCTCTACTACATGGTGCGCTGGACGGAAGACAAGTCCGGATGGTATATGACGCTCGCGTATCTCGGCTACTTCGTTAGTACGATGTTCCACTCCGGTCTTGCTGTCGGGATCATCGTCTTACTCGTCTATTTCTCGTTTTATAGCCATGAGACACGACGAATGGACTTTGAACCGACGAAGGTGCAGCGACTGATCTTTCAAGTACTGATCGTTGGCTTCATCGTCTACAGCTTCCAGGACGTCTTGTTCGCAAAGTTCACCCACGTCTCAGAAAACGGACAGTTGTTCAGCGGGATGAGTTACGACCGTGGCGGCTCCGCTTATCTGAACGGATTGACGGTCACAGGTCCAGCTGACATGATTCTCTACTCACCGATTCGGATGATTTACTTCCTGTTCTCACCGTTCCCGTGGCAATGGTCGAGCGTCATGAACATTCTGATTTTCTTCCTTGACGCCATCTTCTACTTCATCGCCTGTTTTGCGATTGTCCGTTTCTTTAAACTGATCCGTCAGCATCCGTTCGGCAGCGTCCTCTTGTTCTTTTTCCTTCTCTTTGCTCTTAACGCCGTCATCTTCGGTCTAGGAACCGGTAATGTCGGAACGGCCATCCGACACCGGTATAAGTTGTTCCCGATGTTACTCATCGTCTACACATCCGTTCACTACATGCGCTGGCAAGCGCGCCACTACTTCGAGGAGGTCGAACACCGTGCCGAATAA
- a CDS encoding NAD-dependent epimerase encodes MPNKTILITGIAGFIGFHAARRFIREGYRVIGLDEVNDYYDPTLKEARLAELGTNYTFYRVSLEETAAVARIFEQESIDLVLHLAAQAGVRYSIDRPDVYMTSNIVGFLSILEACRHYPVEQLIYASSSSVYGSNTKMPFATTDAVDHPLSLYAASKKANELMAHTYSSLYGIKTTGLRFFSVYGPWGRPDMALFKFTEAIAKGEPIDLYNYGEMGRDFTYVDDIIESIYRLFQTEPEVDEAFDASNPLPDRSNVPYRVYNIGSHSPIRLNEFVALIERRLGKTAIKHGMPLQPGDVPESFADVSSLFETIGYRPQTTVEAGVNAFIDWYESHYLLKEEIQDGA; translated from the coding sequence GTGCCGAATAAAACGATCTTAATCACTGGTATCGCAGGCTTCATTGGATTTCACGCCGCACGTCGTTTCATCCGGGAGGGTTACCGAGTCATCGGACTCGATGAAGTGAACGACTATTACGATCCGACGTTAAAGGAAGCCCGGCTCGCTGAACTTGGAACGAACTACACGTTTTACCGGGTCTCACTCGAAGAGACGGCAGCCGTCGCACGGATCTTCGAACAGGAATCAATCGATCTCGTCCTCCATCTCGCAGCACAAGCAGGGGTACGGTACAGCATCGATCGACCGGACGTCTACATGACGTCAAACATCGTCGGCTTTCTCTCGATTCTTGAGGCGTGTCGGCATTACCCAGTCGAACAACTGATTTATGCTTCCTCCAGTTCCGTCTACGGATCGAATACGAAGATGCCGTTCGCGACGACGGATGCCGTTGATCATCCGCTAAGTCTTTACGCCGCTTCAAAGAAAGCAAACGAGCTGATGGCACACACCTACAGTAGCCTCTACGGCATCAAGACGACCGGACTTCGTTTCTTCAGTGTCTACGGTCCGTGGGGACGCCCGGATATGGCATTGTTCAAGTTCACGGAAGCGATTGCGAAAGGCGAACCGATCGACCTCTACAACTACGGCGAGATGGGGCGGGACTTCACTTACGTCGACGACATCATCGAAAGCATCTATCGCCTGTTCCAAACTGAACCGGAAGTCGACGAAGCGTTCGATGCCTCGAATCCCTTACCGGATCGTAGCAACGTCCCGTATCGTGTCTACAACATCGGCAGTCACAGCCCGATTCGACTGAACGAATTTGTTGCCTTGATCGAACGGCGCCTCGGTAAGACGGCAATTAAACACGGGATGCCGCTTCAACCAGGCGACGTTCCAGAAAGCTTTGCTGACGTTTCCTCACTGTTCGAGACGATCGGCTATCGACCACAGACGACGGTCGAAGCCGGTGTCAACGCATTCATCGATTGGTACGAGAGTCACTACTTGCTGAAGGAGGAAATCCAAGATGGCGCTTAA
- a CDS encoding oligosaccharide flippase family protein — MKTARLSRFNLIFIADTAYSLHQWMILTLLIKWSTPLNIGYFNYALAITAPIVMFCWLNASTILTAERAGLTNFWLFIKTRFSLLSAGVFVLLGVYYFFGEADILLLTLLVYLNKYMESFADLAYGFLQGHTAFKEVAVSKIFRSLLNVSGAALVLFTTHSIHGFVLALIAGNLIMLLAYDLPTIRRVGRGFDNQALDLRYRSGKELFLKAMPLGFVALLIALNANIPRLFVGRTIGTEELGYYASIAYLLVLGSLFIHSLIAVLLPNFSSETGERQSLPELRKLTRSMLLMTNIVGILLIVGAIFFGKWGLTIFYNASFVQYHLIFVLMMVASLFFYNSTVIQALLTGFQQFRIQTISIFGSVVVNLIACSFLIPLYGLYGATIAYTLCAVTQIVLLLPALYRSLYPRDVTLVVEQSS, encoded by the coding sequence ATGAAAACGGCCCGGCTGTCCCGCTTCAATCTCATCTTCATTGCCGATACGGCGTACTCGCTCCATCAATGGATGATTTTGACGCTCCTGATCAAATGGAGCACACCGCTCAACATCGGTTACTTCAACTATGCCCTTGCCATCACCGCACCGATCGTCATGTTCTGTTGGCTGAACGCCAGTACGATCCTGACGGCAGAACGGGCTGGCCTGACGAACTTCTGGCTCTTCATCAAGACTCGTTTTTCACTCCTCTCGGCAGGTGTGTTCGTGTTACTCGGTGTCTATTATTTCTTCGGTGAAGCGGACATCTTACTCCTGACATTACTCGTCTACCTGAATAAGTACATGGAGTCGTTCGCCGATCTCGCCTATGGTTTCCTGCAAGGACACACTGCCTTCAAGGAAGTCGCGGTCTCGAAGATCTTCCGTAGTCTCTTGAACGTCTCAGGCGCAGCACTCGTCCTCTTTACGACCCATTCAATTCACGGATTCGTGCTCGCCTTGATTGCTGGGAACTTGATCATGCTACTCGCATACGACTTACCGACGATTCGCCGGGTCGGTCGTGGCTTTGACAATCAAGCGCTCGACTTACGATATCGGTCAGGCAAGGAGCTGTTCCTCAAAGCGATGCCACTCGGATTCGTCGCACTCCTGATCGCCTTGAACGCAAACATCCCACGATTGTTCGTCGGTCGCACGATCGGCACGGAAGAACTTGGCTATTACGCCAGCATCGCCTATCTACTCGTACTCGGCAGTCTGTTCATCCACTCCTTGATCGCCGTCTTGCTACCGAACTTCTCGTCTGAGACGGGCGAACGCCAAAGTTTGCCGGAATTACGCAAGCTGACCCGCTCGATGTTACTGATGACGAACATCGTCGGCATCCTGTTGATTGTCGGAGCGATCTTCTTCGGCAAGTGGGGCTTGACGATTTTCTACAACGCATCGTTCGTTCAATACCATCTGATTTTCGTCTTGATGATGGTCGCCTCACTCTTTTTCTACAACTCGACCGTCATTCAGGCACTCTTGACCGGCTTCCAGCAGTTCCGGATCCAGACAATCTCGATCTTCGGCAGTGTCGTCGTCAACCTGATTGCCTGTAGCTTTTTGATTCCGCTGTACGGTCTATACGGTGCAACGATCGCTTACACCCTTTGCGCTGTCACTCAGATCGTCCTATTGTTACCGGCACTGTATCGGTCCTTATATCCACGGGACGTCACGCTCGTCGTCGAACAAAGCAGCTGA
- a CDS encoding homing endonuclease associated repeat-containing protein: MKKWTEQQVIDSLIEASIEYPALDAKTYARWSIGKDIPSITTIINVFGSWREALQAAGLSSIRPYFSDEEILAFIKEASTRLHPFHSNSYREWAKAKHGPSLTLINLRFGSWSRALEEAQIEMTRSISMTEERIITALLEASDVLPRLTTQTYAIWAQENGHPTVATIARKYGSWADALACLDIAPPRRKWVEEDVLEALRQAQEELPSLSIIHYRKWAEGRSVPSTSTINALFGSWTSAVQCLKRARVSLS; encoded by the coding sequence ATGAAGAAATGGACAGAACAACAAGTCATCGATAGCCTAATCGAAGCTAGTATCGAATATCCCGCTCTCGACGCAAAGACGTATGCACGTTGGTCGATTGGAAAAGATATTCCGTCGATCACGACGATCATCAATGTATTCGGCTCTTGGCGTGAAGCACTCCAAGCGGCCGGTCTCTCATCGATTCGTCCGTACTTTTCAGATGAAGAGATCCTTGCTTTCATCAAGGAAGCATCGACACGCTTACACCCTTTCCATAGCAACAGCTACCGAGAATGGGCAAAGGCGAAACATGGACCCTCCTTGACATTGATCAACTTACGTTTCGGTTCTTGGTCACGTGCACTCGAAGAAGCACAAATCGAGATGACACGCTCCATCTCGATGACGGAAGAACGGATCATCACCGCCTTACTCGAAGCTTCTGATGTCCTTCCCCGTCTGACGACACAGACGTATGCGATTTGGGCACAGGAAAATGGTCATCCGACAGTCGCGACGATTGCCCGTAAATACGGTTCATGGGCAGATGCCCTCGCTTGCCTCGACATCGCACCGCCTCGCCGGAAATGGGTCGAAGAAGATGTCCTTGAAGCACTGCGGCAGGCACAAGAAGAATTACCTTCCCTCAGTATCATTCATTACCGGAAATGGGCAGAAGGTCGCTCGGTTCCGAGTACCTCGACGATCAACGCTCTCTTCGGTAGCTGGACCTCCGCCGTGCAATGCCTCAAGCGTGCACGCGTCTCTCTTTCTTGA
- a CDS encoding O-antigen ligase family protein, with protein sequence MLKSANIPTSFALSILVVWIMLDAWIRPLSFTDEVLPKQWSLWLLPVYIVLFSVCWLILRPFYRANRATGHQIALIFLIYLTFHIVFFFFNANTDRILASLYLISTWLFVGIVSSLSRTLIEQWQRLLCHFLYGQAVFLASYALIVSFGSEYVPVENLQWLRIGPLSFPQLYVGEQGSFLRLAGLMNNPNTFAAWLVPGGLFAWFYLLRQFPRRQSFLHAVLLLLIIIALLRSGSQTGIYSFLLLALLTSIRMVPGMKRRLQVTACYVTGSLILLAVFAFQGLLPRLLSLNGRFTLWQAGWRASTDSLWFGHGIGSAPRGLQEQLNEQVLYTFHSTPITHLYEFGLIGCLLYGAVFLYLFYRLFRIQTTDFAFLALLLASWLGLLQFTESILVRPSGFYFIWLSLLAYTSLRRLPPHDSTHT encoded by the coding sequence ATGTTAAAATCAGCCAATATACCCACATCTTTTGCCTTATCCATCCTAGTCGTTTGGATCATGCTCGATGCTTGGATTCGTCCCTTATCCTTCACGGACGAAGTGTTGCCGAAACAGTGGTCCCTTTGGTTGCTTCCGGTCTACATCGTTCTGTTCAGCGTCTGTTGGCTCATCTTACGACCGTTCTATCGCGCCAACCGAGCGACTGGACATCAAATTGCACTTATTTTTCTGATTTATCTGACATTTCATATCGTTTTTTTCTTTTTTAACGCGAATACGGATCGTATTCTTGCTTCGCTTTACCTCATTTCGACTTGGCTATTCGTTGGCATCGTCTCTTCGCTCTCGCGTACATTGATCGAACAATGGCAACGACTGTTGTGTCACTTTCTTTATGGACAAGCCGTCTTTCTCGCTTCCTACGCCCTCATCGTCTCATTTGGTTCAGAGTATGTTCCGGTCGAAAACCTGCAATGGCTTCGAATCGGTCCTTTGTCGTTTCCTCAACTGTACGTCGGGGAACAAGGCTCGTTCCTTCGCCTCGCTGGTCTGATGAACAATCCGAATACGTTTGCAGCGTGGCTTGTTCCAGGAGGACTGTTTGCTTGGTTCTACCTGCTCAGACAATTCCCGCGTCGGCAAAGCTTTCTGCACGCGGTCCTTCTCTTGCTCATCATCATCGCGTTACTCAGAAGCGGTTCGCAGACAGGAATCTATTCTTTTCTCCTTCTTGCTCTGCTGACAAGTATTCGAATGGTTCCGGGAATGAAACGGCGGTTGCAGGTGACAGCATGTTACGTAACGGGAAGCTTGATTCTCCTAGCTGTCTTTGCGTTTCAAGGACTGCTTCCCCGTTTGCTCAGTCTCAACGGACGATTTACGCTTTGGCAAGCAGGATGGCGCGCTTCCACTGATTCGCTTTGGTTCGGACACGGGATTGGAAGTGCCCCACGCGGTCTGCAGGAACAACTAAACGAACAAGTTCTCTATACGTTCCACAGCACACCGATCACCCATCTTTATGAATTCGGACTCATCGGTTGTTTGCTGTACGGTGCAGTCTTTCTATATCTGTTCTATCGACTGTTTCGGATTCAGACGACGGATTTCGCGTTTCTCGCCCTGTTGCTTGCTAGCTGGCTCGGATTGCTCCAATTTACGGAAAGTATTCTCGTCAGACCGAGTGGATTTTATTTCATTTGGCTCAGCCTTCTCGCTTATACGTCGCTTCGTCGACTTCCACCTCACGACAGTACCCACACCTAG
- a CDS encoding YveK family protein, with the protein MHQRKTFGDHLTTLRRGWWLLALFMILFAGAGYALSTYVIPKTYEATAYILVVPQANAEATSTPTLVSTYQDILRSPEVVDQVAQKMNVTDKRLFDLTDRLTVSSNLDSQVIALSVTDRSAEQAAIQANTMTEVFQDYLPQLINTSKTEVFSSARIPTKPVSPNILMNTGIGGVLGLMLGLLIVYSRSLSKKEATRESTDSYPKAIPRSHS; encoded by the coding sequence ATGCATCAAAGAAAAACCTTCGGAGATCATCTAACGACACTCCGACGCGGCTGGTGGCTACTCGCACTCTTCATGATTCTCTTCGCGGGAGCCGGATATGCGCTTAGCACGTATGTCATCCCGAAGACATACGAGGCGACGGCCTACATTCTTGTCGTTCCTCAAGCGAACGCAGAGGCGACATCGACGCCGACACTCGTCAGTACCTATCAAGATATCCTACGAAGCCCAGAGGTCGTCGATCAGGTCGCCCAAAAGATGAACGTCACCGACAAGCGGTTATTCGATTTGACGGATCGTCTGACAGTCTCGAGCAATCTCGATTCGCAAGTCATCGCCTTATCCGTCACGGATCGTTCGGCGGAGCAGGCAGCCATCCAGGCGAATACGATGACGGAAGTCTTCCAGGATTATCTCCCACAACTGATCAACACGAGTAAGACGGAAGTGTTCTCAAGCGCACGGATTCCAACGAAACCCGTGTCACCGAACATCCTAATGAATACAGGCATCGGTGGCGTTCTTGGTCTGATGCTCGGACTCCTGATCGTCTATTCTCGCTCGTTAAGCAAAAAGGAAGCGACACGCGAATCCACTGATAGTTATCCGAAAGCGATTCCCCGCAGTCATTCATGA